Genomic window (Primulina eburnea isolate SZY01 chromosome 8, ASM2296580v1, whole genome shotgun sequence):
gagtTTGAGATGAAAGACTTGGGAAAGACAAAGTTCTGTCTTGGATTGCAAATTGAACATTTTCCGAAGGAATGTTTGTTCATCAATCTTCATACACAGAAAAGATATTAAAACGCTTTTACATGGACAAAGCACACTCATTAGCATCACCAATGGTCGTCCGATCACTCGACACTAATAAAGATCCTTTCCGTCCACTTGAACATGGAGAAAAAATCATTGGTCCTGGAGTACCATATCTTAGTGCAATTGGTGCATTGTCATATCTTGCAAATTTCACTCGACCAGATATAGCATTTTCTGTTAATCTCCTAGCAAGATATAGTTCTTCTCCAACCCGAAGACATTGGAATGGTGTGAAACACATATTTCGTTACCTTCGTGGTACAACTAACAtgggattattttattcgaaaaAATCAGATTTATCTTTAATAGGATATGCAGATGCAGGCTATCTTTCAGATCCACATAAAGCCAAATCCCAAAcaggttatgtgtttacacgaGGGGACACTGCTATTTCATGGAAGTCGACAAAGCAAACTTTAACCGCGACATCATTTAATCACTCTGAGATCATTGCAATGCATGAAGCAAGCCGATAATGTATGTGGTTGAGGTCCGTAGCCCAACATATTCAAGAATCATGCGGGTTACCAACAATGAAAGATAGCCCGACGACTATATTTGAAGATAATGCTGCTTGCATCGCACAACTAAAAGGAGGATATATCAAAGGTGATCGAACGAAACATATTTCGCCAAAGTTTTTCTACACACACGAACTTCAGAAGAAAGGTGATAttgatgtacaacaaattcGTTCTAGTGACAATGTAGCTGATTTATTCACAAAAGCGTTACCAACATCAACATTCAAGAAATTGGTGTACAAGATAGGGATGCATCAATTAACAGATCTTCGGTGATTGAAATCAGGGAGAGTATTAGTTGTTGTACTCTTTTTCCTTCGTTCAGGTTTTTCCCACTGGGTTTTACTGACAAGGTTTTAACGAGGCAACATTGGATTCTCCATCAATCATATAAGGGAgagtgttatatatatatatatatatatatatatatatatatatatatatatatatatatatatgatatttaggTGATTGATATGATTGTAATATTCTTTTTATAGACTAACCTCTCTACATTATAAATAGAGGTGTTTAGTTGTAATAAAGAGTACTTGTTTTCTTTCTCTCTactaaatttataataaaaaaagtttattgtattaatttttttgctATTTTAAAAGACTAATATTATTTTGTATAGAAAAATTACGGTGAGTCGATATTTAATgacttaaaaataaataaaatcaagaaAGTAATTTCGAAGAAGAAGCATAAATCACTACgccaatttttattaattatgatcaatgtaatttttaaatgcaaaaacttatgtgagacggtctcacgggtcgtattttgtgaaaaaatatactttttatgctaaaagtattactttttatggtgagTATCGGCAGGGTTGACCcatcttacagataaagatttgtgagaccgtctcacaagagacctattcatttttttaaagaGATTTGAGTACTTTGTTGTTTATTAATTGTCAattgtatttctaaatttaataaatgatatttttaatttCTGATTATGTTTTTTGATGAataacttgttttttttttccaattttttcttatatttttaaaaattagtttCTATATGATGTTCCCTCTTGATCCTTAAAAGTCATAATACAACATTATAACATTGTGAAAATACTAATTAGGGTTCAACCTATTAGTATTTTATTGAGTTTAAAGTAACGAGTCTACCAAGAAGTGGCTTgtacaattaaaaatactaatataCATACAATTGATGTATGAGACCGGAACCAATAACTATTTTTGCTAGAGAAGTGATCGAAATATGACGTTTGAGTTGTATATGTATAATATTATCACacttaatttaaattgactCGAGAAGATATAATtaggaaaataatttaattctataattctAATAAACTCGACAATATTATTTTCCTTCAATATGATTTGAGATATTTGAGTTAAGTTGTTACATCATTCACACTTTTTGGTAAAGTAACAATCACTTGGTCCTATAATTAGTATTTGGACCAATATCACATGTTTGATACACATGCATGAATGAAAAGAAGTACAATTATTAAGAGAATGATTGTTGAGAGAATAATAATTACTAATGTGATTGAAGAGCCATCGAAACATAACGTTTTGATcatacattttaaaatatttgaattatatAACTACAATAATCTATATCTTTTCTAGTCATATTTTGTTACAGTATTGATGTGACACTGAAAACATCAGAAAATGCTGACATATGACACCGAAATTGCTGATGTGACATCGAAAAATATCAAGTGTCCGGAATCACACCAAGAATTGGACCATAATTATCAAgagtaaaaaattaatttaccaAGATCAAAATTTGTGGAAAAAATAGATAAGAAATAAGATCTAGTTTGAGAAAAAGGCCGAAGGTTTCATGCAATGCTTTGCAAAATAAATACCGTGTCAAATTATCGTTTTTGTTCTGTTAGAAGTTGcactgaataaaaataattattcatctTTCTATAATATGGATAAacatgaattaataaattaatgattttattaagtcTAATTAATGCAACATGAGCAAtaacacacacatatatttctAATTCATTAGTTGATATCCAAGAACGTTGAGCAAATATCATAATTGTTAAACGGTGATGGTTTTTGCTTACTCTATGTTATTGAGAATTTTTTTCCCTGCCCGATATTTGGTTATTTGCGATTTTGGTCTACAATGTTTTCAAAATTGAGTTATaatcatgtattttattttattttactatttCGGTAATTTGTTATTCAAATTTTTGTGTGATCCTGAACAAATTAGCACAACGtagaaaaatgactaaaattgcaAACAAAAATACATAACTAACTAAAACTGAATAAAATAGAAGATAAAATCGCAATGAGCAAACATGGAAGACcaaatttactagtttcccttcTTAATTTTGATAGATGTGTACTTGTGTTGCTTTAATATGGACACAATCTTTAATAAAGAAATGATTAATTTGCTCTGATTTTGATATACtaacttttaattattttggtcaAATTGTTGATGTGACATCaaaaaatccaagttcttctcgTGCCAAGTTAGTATTTCTTGGTGTCATGTCAACACATAAAAAATCAAAGTTTGTGTACCAAaaccaaaaattgaaaatttggtAGGCCGAAACCAAAATAGGCAAGTTAatggataaaaaaaaattccaaatgTAAAAATTGTTTTAGGAAATAGAATATTTAACAGAAATATATGAAACATTTACGACCATTTTGTGATATTGTTATAGATTTGGTGGGCGATGGCATTACGTTCCTCTTTGGTTCCTCCTTGTGATCATTATGTAAACAATGCATTTGTCTCCTTTAGTCCATAGAATCTGCCAAAAACATGAACTTCTTGTGCCTTTGGCATCCCATAAGAAAGCTAGACCACCAAGCTTATTCCACGGCTAAACAAGTATTCAAAGTTCATGATATCAAGTTCGCTGCCAGGCCGGAATTTGGTTTCTCGGAGTAGCAAATATAAATACCAGGACACCTTGTTTTCGACTCTCGACTACAGCAAGCAgtggattttcttgaaaaagGTGTGCATGATGGAGATTCTCTCATCTCGACGTATCGCAAATTTGGCGATGTTAGGACAGAAGAGCTGATGAAGTAATTATTTGAATTCTTTATGAAAAAGTCGGAAGATGAGAAGGCGTGTGACGTAGGCGTGGAGTTTATGGCGATGACGAATGATTTGTTTGGTTCAGGAAGAAAAGTCAAATCTTTGTTGATTAGATTTGATGCGTTAATGGATGGAATCATATTGAAACACGGGGGAAGAAACTAAGTGGGAACAGAGTGATAAAAGATATGGGGGACATTCTTTTGAATATTTCAGAAGATCCAACAGTACTTGAGGTGAAGCTAACTTATAGAATGGGAATCAAGGGTCTTTTTTGGTAAGATTTCTGATCACGTCTCTCTATTTTATTGTAGTAAAATCGAATGAAATTGAAACGAAGGAACAGGACCTGTTCTTCCTGATACAACAAGCGTGGTACTTCAATGGGCACTGGCAGAACTACTTAATCTGCATCCATCTGCATTATAGAAACTGCAACTCGAAATCGATCGATAGTGGGATTAAACAGGCTAGCACAAGGATCCAACGTCTCAAATCTACGTTACTTGCATGTTGTCGTGAAAGAAACTCTGAGACTGCACCACCCTTCACCATCTCTAGTATTCAGAAAAATGCTATTATTAAGAAGATTTTTTTTGATTCGATCCCAAAAATAGGGATGCATAACTAAAATGATGTTCTCCGCAGGAAATATATTCTGAATGGAGTAGACAATGCATTCTATAATACGTATTGTCAAGTTAAAATTGGGAAAGAACTTTGGGAGACGCTCGAGAAGAAATACATGACATAAGGAACTTCAAATACTTGCGTGAGATTCATGCATAGGGAATGAGTCAAAATCAATCCTTCCAAGTTGCTCGACAAGAAGGAACAATGCatagagtttataaactcacacTCCTAAGCTACTAACgatatgtattgagtcatgaaacttaatcttaaataattttgtttatctatttatattattaaaatatccgaacaataaatttttaacattttatcataagataataatttttattgatgagatcgatctattattattatgatgaaaaaataattttgacgtaaaatattatatattttcacAAGTTAAATTCATCCTATAAAATTTACGCGTTAATCCATATAAGTTTTTGTAAATTCACGTCAAAATTTTATTATCCACCGCAATGTTTAATGGTTGACCATATGGCCCCACTGAAAATCCGCCCCGTTCACCCCAACCTCCTCCTCCTCTGGCCGGCCAGATACCTCCCACGAGATCCATCCAATCTCCCTCGAAatttattttgtctgatttttgGTCGTCTAATCGTCCCTACATTTCCGAATTTTGACTAATTTGTCAGTTTAACTATAATTCTGCGATTTTCTATGAAATGGAAGACACACTGGATTTAGTATTCGTTTACATTCATTTTCTTTGTTCATGATTTTGTAAATCTTTGGTTTTTCCTTTGTGGTAAAGTCATTGGAAATCAAGattgtttattttgaaaatcTTGGTTCCTTGGTGGCTTGTCTTTGTTCTGCACAGAATTAGATCATTTTGATCTGTTGGTGTTCTTTTATGATCTGGGTTCTCTGGAAGAAAAATCCAGTCTCGCATTgatttatgagtttattgttatCAATCATCAGTTTTTTGTTCTAAAACAAATGGTGACGGTAAATCTTGGAACACTTTACTATTTATTGGACCATGTATATGGTGCGTTGTTGCACAGAACAAAGATAAGTCCCCCATTCTTTTCTAGGGGTTGGGGTGGTACAAAGCTTGAGCTTTTGGAGAGAATGATAAAACAATTGTTTCCTGAAATAGAAGGGCAAAATTGGCCTCCTGCTTTGGTTCAACCAATTTGGAAAACAGTTTGGGAATCAAAGACAGCCTGCCTTAGAGAAGGGTTCTTTACAACTCCTTGTAATGAACAGCTTCTCAGTGCATTGCCCCCTGAATGTCATAATGCAAGGGTTGCTTTCCTCTCCCCGAAATTTGTGCCACCACAGAGGTTGTCCTGTGTTGTTCatcttgcaggtataatggtATTAATCTGGTTGCATTATCTtcttataaattaatatttatctGCATTGTCTTTGTTTGCTTGATACAAAGTAGATGAAGCTGATGTGTACCGTTGAGCTTATTTTTGCTTTTCTAGTATGGTGCCATGAGTGATGGATTTTCATAATGTGAAGGCATAACTTTAGTCTTTCTCATCCACTTATTCGAGGCTTTATAATTTGACATTTTTCTATGgcttttatatattatatttgacACTTATCTCCGTTATGAAGCGCAAGAACTGTAAGTGCCAAATTCATTAAATACAGGGAAATTGAATGCAAAATACCCCATTTTCTTATTTGTTCTGGGGCAttgtttttaagaaattttcaattttactTATACAGTCATACTTGTACACTTTCGCACACTAACTTATAAatggaatatatgtttaaatcCTGATTCATAATTGTGGAAAATGGGAAATTGGGAAAATGAAAGCTTTGTTTTGATTATCTTTCTCCCATGTTCAGGCACTGGAGACCATTCTTTTGGCAGGAGGTTGCGTCTTGGTGGGCCATTGTTGAAGGAAAACATAGCAACTGTGGTGCTTGAGAGGTTGGAATCACAATCTTTTAAACTAGTAGATTCCACAAATGATTATGTTCTCATCACAATATGGAATCTAATTCAAGCTATTGGTTTTTAGCCCTTTTTATGGAAAAAGACGTCCTATGCTTCAGCATGGAGCAAAACTACTTTGTGTAAGTGATCTGCTCTTATTAGGAAGAGCGACTATTGAAGAGGCTCGTAGTCTTTTGCATTGGTTAGATTCTGAAGCAGGGTTTGGGAAAATGGGTGTTTGTGGACTTAGCATGGGTAAGACTCAAACCTTATTTTCGTAGGTATGCCATAAATCACTTAGAAGGATTTCCTTAGAGAGATTCATGTAAATTCTAAGAAGTGCTGTGAATGACTTATAATGTATCATCATCATGTGGCACTTGGAATCCTAGATTTCTTTTTATGCTTATATTCATACGTTATGAGCAGTTTCGTATACAATAGTATGTTAATGTAGGAGGAGTACATGCTGCCATGGTTGGATCCCTGTATCCCACACCTATTGCTACGCTACCCTTTCTTTCTCCACATTCCGCTGCTGTGGCGTTCTGTGAAGGGGTTCTAAAGCATGCTACTGCTTGGGAGGCACTTCGAGAAGATCTTGGCTTGCAGAAGGGTGTCATGACTATTGAGGAAGTTAGAGAGCGCATG
Coding sequences:
- the LOC140839249 gene encoding secreted RxLR effector protein 161-like produces the protein MDVVTAYLYGSLDNDIYMKIPEGFKPPEAKKILKRFYMDKAHSLASPMVVRSLDTNKDPFRPLEHGEKIIGPGVPYLSAIGALSYLANFTRPDIAFSVNLLARYSSSPTRRHWNGVKHIFRYLRGTTNMGLFYSKKSDLSLIGYADAGYLSDPHKAKSQTGYVFTRGDTAISWKSTKQTLTATSFNHSEIIAMHEASR
- the LOC140839563 gene encoding uncharacterized protein — its product is MVTVNLGTLYYLLDHVYGALLHRTKISPPFFSRGWGGTKLELLERMIKQLFPEIEGQNWPPALVQPIWKTVWESKTACLREGFFTTPCNEQLLSALPPECHNARVAFLSPKFVPPQRLSCVVHLAGTGDHSFGRRLRLGGPLLKENIATVVLESPFYGKRRPMLQHGAKLLCVSDLLLLGRATIEEARSLLHWLDSEAGFGKMGVCGLSMGGVHAAMVGSLYPTPIATLPFLSPHSAAVAFCEGVLKHATAWEALREDLGLQKGVMTIEEVRERMRNVLSLTDVTRFPIPRNPNAVIFVAASNDGYIPKHSVLELQKAWPGSEVRWVNGGHVSSFLLHNGQFRKAIVDGLDRLQWKESPS